From Aedes albopictus strain Foshan chromosome 1, AalbF5, whole genome shotgun sequence, one genomic window encodes:
- the LOC109621524 gene encoding centrosomal and chromosomal factor yields MAMAACYPNYDLSSSAGIGHQQQQQPSQLHHLSMSSRLTGGAPSMAQKDYSIPLHVDCSVEYELPNQAKPPVGARVEPLLMIHPCYFRKMESQRRSPFINNMPNSSRSSNSIVANVVDSSSMSRRSSKSSSQQQQQTQQQHQQQQQQQQHAVVTSHQSTIQRHQNLQQQIDEYVQRQMAQRSQQAHYPVGTSSQQQQQQQQQQSQHVQSQHHRHHSHQQQPQQQQQQQLHQQQSHLSSQQQSTNQYSLQSQQQQQQQQLVNTSDWSCYMAPDGVVRGYRKPNLANQTAYSNSNSSSSSSVSNNSKSKVIKRSNTGMPPQLTAAGTGGHQQHQQQHQQNLIAASCAAFNSGGSGLEGGLPSGPRWDIEKTSMAAVPRDFQAGPESLPIKANASLLAAAAVGCQTAPAGTNNNNNNNSYQPSATMYRNPSVVGKRDAMLSGGCGVYSNSSNNNNNLRNNNNNGTELHGSGGSSGSLWNSTASLLEKTPMAAIPRDYQTGPEHMACSKMSAGTGGMLGATASGHSLMRSAASSNTAPSSYHHNHLHHQSSSSTSSSVSSAAEKAALFPGKYRQHQRASHRLHPYMMTSSMGGSFPPLMAPAFPQMQQVSCYNV; encoded by the coding sequence ATGGCGATGGCAGCGTGCTATCCAAACTACGACCTGTCCTCGTCGGCCGGGATcgggcatcagcagcagcagcagccgtcgCAGTTGCACCATCTGTCGATGTCATCGCGGTTAACGGGAGGTGCACCGTCGATGGCCCAGAAAGACTACAGCATACCGCTGCATGTGGACTGTAGCGTGGAGTACGAGTTACCAAATCAGGCCAAACCGCCGGTAGGGGCCCGAGTGGAACCGCTGTTGATGATTCATCCATGCTACTTCCGCAAGATGGAAAGCCAGCGGCGAAGTCCTTTTATAAACAATATGCCAAATTCATCCCGTAGTTCTAATTCAATTGTTGCCAATGTTGTTGACTCGTCGTCGATGAGCCGACGGAGCTCCAAGTCCAgttcccagcagcagcagcagacacagcagcaacatcaacaacagcagcagcaacagcagcatgcCGTTGTGACGAGCCATCAGAGTACTATTCAACGTCATCAGAATCTGCAACAGCAGATCGATGAATACGTTCAACGGCAGATGGCTCAACGGTCCCAACAGGCGCACTATCCTGTTGGGACGAGcagtcaacagcagcagcagcagcaacaacaacagtcaCAACATGTTCAATCTCagcatcatcgccatcattctcATCAGCAGCAgcctcaacagcagcagcaacagcaacttcATCAACAGCAGTCCCATCTGTCCAGTCAACAGCAATCCACCAATCAGTACAGTTTGCAGagtcaacaacagcagcagcaacaacaactagTAAATACCTCAGACTGGAGCTGTTACATGGCCCCCGACGGGGTTGTCCGGGGTTACAGGAAACCCAACCTAGCCAACCAAACTGCCTACAGCAACAGTAACAGTAGCAGTAGTAGCAGCGTCAGCAATAACAGCAAGTCAAAAGTCATCAAACGTAGTAACACGGGTATGCCACCGCAGCTGACAGCCGCCGGCACTGGGGGTCATCAGCAGCACCAGCAACAGCACCAACAGAACCTAATAGCTGCCAGCTGTGCCGCCTTTAACAGCGGTGGAAGTGGTCTGGAGGGTGGCCTGCCTTCCGGTCCCCGGTGGGACATCGAAAAGACTTCAATGGCCGCGGTGCCTCGCGATTTCCAGGCAGGTCCGGAATCGTTACCGATCAAAGCGAATGCTAGTCTACTGGCCGCCGCCGCTGTTGGTTGCCAAACGGCCCCAGCCGGtaccaataacaacaataacaacaacagctATCAACCGTCGGCAACGATGTACCGAAACCCGTCGGTCGTAGGCAAACGTGATGCTATGCTTTCCGGAGGCTGTGGTGTATATAGTAATAGTAGCAACAATAATAATAACCTTAGGAACAATAACAACAATGGTACCGAGTTACACGGAAGTGGTGGCAGCAGTGGAAGTCTGTGGAACTCGACGGCCTCGCTGCTGGAGAAGACTCCAATGGCAGCGATACCGCGGGACTACCAGACCGGACCGGAACACATGGCATGCAGCAAGATGTCCGCCGGGACCGGTGGCATGCTTGGCGCCACCGCTTCCGGTCACTCGCTGATGCGTTCCGCGGCTAGTTCCAACACGGCGCCCAGCAGTTACCATCACAACCACCTCCATCACCAGTCATCATCGTCAACGTCATCGTCGGTGTCGTCGGCAGCGGAGAAGGCGGCCCTGTTTCCGGGCAAGTACCGGCAACATCAGAGGGCCTCCCATCGGCTGCACCCGTACATGATGACCAGCTCGATGGGCGGCTCCTTCCCGCCGCTGATGGCTCCAGCATTCCCGCAGATGCAGCAAGTGTCGTGCTACAATGTGTGA